From the Lolium rigidum isolate FL_2022 chromosome 2, APGP_CSIRO_Lrig_0.1, whole genome shotgun sequence genome, one window contains:
- the LOC124692367 gene encoding probable serine/threonine-protein kinase At1g01540: MSDSELSQSTVVFGLRMWVLVGIAVGAAFVLLLVVISLLCFLASRRRRQRRPTAPVHHLPVSAPPKDAAKVKASKDIQEVPSRSVAAATKMPLAQVLQFPMAPPSGPVQTATVKEHRTTYPEEPPHHSHRSDGGPSSQGSSSESRNGAADHARPAMPEVSHLGWGHWYTLKELETATGMFADENVIGEGGYGIVYHGVLENGTQVGVKNLLNNRGQAEKEFKVEVEAIGRVRHKNLVRLLGYCAEGNQRMLVYEYVDNGNLEQWLHGDVGPVSPLTWEHRMKIILGTAKGLMYLHEGLEPKVVHRDVKSSNILLDKNWNAKLSDFGLAKLLGSENSYVTTRVMGTFGYVAPEYAGTGMLNETSDVYSFGILIMEIICGRVPVDYNRPPGEVNLVDWLKTMVSTRNSEGVVDPKMPQKPTSRAVKKALLVALRCVDPDASKRPKIGQIIHMLEVDDFPYNRDERRGGRAPAQARLPEQPTNRTGEGEMDRTLDNGDQPFRWKNNIA, translated from the exons ATGTCGGACTCGGAGCTGTCCCAGAGCACGGTGGTGTTCGGGCTCCGCATGTGGGTGCTCGTGGGCATCGCCGTCGGCGCCGCCTTCGTGCTGCTCCTTGTCGTCATCTCCCTGCTCTGCTTCCTCGcctcgcgccggcggcggcagcggaggcCGACCGCCCCTGTCCACCACCTCCCCGTCTCCGCTCCTCCGAAGGACGCCGCGAAGGTCAAGGCCTCAAAGGACATCCAAGAAGTCCCCTCCCGCTCCGTGGCCGCCGCCACGAAGATGCCACTCGCGCAGGTACTTCAGTTCCCCATGGCCCCGCCTTCCGGGCCCGTTCAGACAGCCACCGTCAAGGAGCACCGCACGACGTACCCGGAGGAGCCCCCGCACCACAGCCACCGGAGCGACGGCGGACCGTCGTCGCAGGGCAGCAGCAGCGAGAGTCGCAACGGCGCGGCGGACCACGCGCGGCCGGCGATGCCGGAAGTGTCTCACCTGGGTTGGGGCCACTGGTACACGCTCAAGGAGCTGGAGACGGCTACAGGAATGTTCGCGGACGAGAACGTGATCGGCGAGGGCGGGTACGGGATCGTGTATCACGGTGTGCTCGAGAACGGCACGCAGGTCGGTGTCAAGAACTTGCTCAACAACAG GGGGCAGGCAGAGAAAGAATTCAAGGTGGAGGTTGAAGCAATTGGCCGTGTTCGGCACAAGAACCTCGTGCGCCTTCTAGGATACTGTGCCGAGGGGAATCAGAG GATGCTCGTGTACGAGTATGTTGACAACGGGAACTTGGAACAATGGCTCCATGGGGATGTTGGTCCTGTAAGCCCTCTTACATGGGAACATAGGATgaagatcatactaggaacagcaAAAGG ACTAATGTATTTGCACGAGGGGCTTGAGCCAAAGGTGGTTCACCGGGACGTCAAGTCAAGCAACATTCTTCTCGATAAGAACTGGAATGCTAAGCTCTCTGATTTCGGACTTGCAAAACTCTTAGGCTCAGAGAACAGCTATGTAACTACACGAGTTATGGGAACTTTCGG GTATGTTGCTCCAGAGTATGCGGGGACCGGGATGTTAAATGAAACAAGCGATGTGTATAGTTTTGGGATTCTTATAATGGAGATAATATGTGGTAGAGTACCAGTGGATTATAACAGGCCACCTGGAGAG GTAAACTTAGTTGATTGGTTGAAGACAATGGTAAGCACCAGAAATTCTGAGGGGGTGGTGGATCCGAAAATGCCCCAGAAGCCTACCTCTAGAGCAGTGAAGAAGGCTCTGCTGGTGGCGCTGCGATGTGTGGACCCTGATGCTTCCAAGAGGCCAAAGATTGGCCAGATCATTCACATGCTTGAAGTTGACGATTTCCCCTACAACAGAGAC GAACGCCGAGGCGGTAGAGCTCCTGCGCAGGCAAGGTTGCCCGAGCAACCAACTAACAGAACAGGGGAAGGCGAAATGGACAGAACTTTGGACAATGGCGATCAACCTTTCAGATGGAAAAACAATATAGCCTAA